In Streptomyces erythrochromogenes, the DNA window GACGTGCGGGTTGATGGCGCGCAGGGCGTCGGCGCCCACCTCGGCCTTGTTGCGGCCGAGGTCGTCGACGGTGGCGTTCTGCCGGTTGAGGTTGTTCAGCTCGTAGGTGCCGACGTCCGCGAGGACGAAGTCCCGGTACCCCATGCGGCCCAGGGGCTGCACGGTGGCGCCGCCGATGGAGCCGCATCCCGCGATGAGCAGGGGGGTGTGCCGGATCTGCTCCTGGAGCGCCGCGGGGATCAGGCCGCGGTTGCGCTGGGTGAGGGAGGCGTAGTAGAGCTCCTCGTCCAGTTCGCGCGCTTCCGAGGGGGTGCCCACGTCGGGCGGGCCGCTCGGGTCTGTGCTCGTGCTCATGTCCGTGCCTCCTTCCGTGCTTCCTGGAACGCGCTCAGCCGGGCCGCGACCGATCCGGTCTCCCCGGAGGCGAGGATCGCGTCGAGGTGGTCCATGGTGGGGCGCAGCGCGTCCCCGTGGGTGAGGATGAAGGGGTACGAGCGCTGCTGCTGGTCCCACATGGGTGCGAACAGGTCGGTGGGGTCGGCCGGCAGTGCGGGTACGTCGAGGGTCCGTGTGCGGAAGCCGAGCATCGCCAGCTGGAGGACGGCCCCGTTCGGCTTGCCGTCGCCGACGATCGCGGCGCCGTCAACGGCCAGCGCCTGCAGACAGCCCTCGGCCCAGCCCCGGTAGACCCACCAGGGGACGGACACGGCGGCCTGCGAACGGTCCATGGCGTAGTCGCGCATGAGCCGCTTGCCCTCCCAGACCCGGTCCGCCGGGGTGGCCGGGCCGAGTTCGTCGGCGAGCCGCAGACCGTAGTCGCGCTCCACGACGAACGGCCGGTGGGCGTCGTCACCGAGGAGGGTGCGCTCGGGGCTGCGGGTGCGGGCCAGGGTGCCGTAGCCGCGCAGCCGCCAGGTGTCCTCCTCCACCACCAGGGTGTGCTGGTCCTGGAGGGCGTGGGCGTCGTACGGCTCGGCGGCGAGGTCCGCGGCGGCGGCGAGCCCCTCGTTGAGCCAGCCCCGCTTGAGGTACTGGGCCAGCCGGAACCGGTAGATGTCGTCGAGGTACGCGGGGGGCAGCTGCGCCCCCCGCACGGTGAGGGTCAGCAGGCCCTCGGGGCTGGCGGAGCGGAACAGCGGTTCGCCGTCCACGCGGCTGTCGAGGTCGGGCAGCCGGATCGCGGCGGTGTCCCGCAGGACTCGCTCCCGGTAGGAGGCGGTGGCGTACCCCGTGGTGGTGGCGGTGGTCACCGGACCTCCGGGACGCCGAACAGCTCGCCGGTGATGACCAGCGCGAGCGCTTCCGGGCTGCCTTCGTAGATGCGGGGGCCGTAGGCGTCGCGCAGGACGCGGTCCATCCCGTCCTCCCGCTGGAAGGCCGCGGCGCCGATGAGGCTCATGGCGGCGTCTGCGTTGTCGATCGCGGCGCGGTCGGCCACCAGCTTCGCGACGGCGGGTTCGTAGGCAGGGGTCGGGATGACGGTGTCGGCCTTCAGCACCGCGTCCAGGTACAGGGCGCGCGCGGCGGACACCCGCGCGGACATGTCCGCGAGCTTGCGGGCGGACATCTGGTGCTCGAAGAGCAGCCGGCCGCCCTGCCGGCGGGTGCCGGCCCACGCGACGGCGCGGTCGAGGGCGTGGCGCGCGATGCCGGTGGCGACCGCAGCGCAGGTGACGCGGGTGAGGTTGCCGATGGCGACGTTGAGGTCCCAGCCGCCGTTCTCGTCACCTATGACGTTCTCTTCCGGCACGCGGGCGTTGTCGAGGATCAGTTCGCCGGCGGGGGCGGTGCGGTAGCCCACCTTGTCGTGGATCTCGCCGCGGGTGACGCCGTCCTGTTCGAGCTCGGTGACGAAGCAGGTCAGTCCGGTCGAACCGGGGGCGCCGTCCAGGTTCGCCATGACGGTGGCGTACGTGGCGACGGGGGCGTTGGTGATGTAGCGCTTGGTGCCGGTCAGCAGGTACTCGCCGCCGGACCGGCGGGCGACCGTCATGTCCTGCGCGTGGGCCGCCTGCTGCGGCAGGACCAGGTCGGTGCCGTTGCGCTCCTCGGCGACCGCGTTGCAGGCGAGGACCGGCTCCGGGCCGAGGAAGGCGGGGAGGTACTTCTCCTGGAGGCGCGGGTTCTCGCAGATCAGCAGCGGGGTCTGGAACAGGCCGGTGGCACCGAAGACCAGGGCCATGCCCGGGTCGGCGGAGGCCAGCTCCTCCAGGGTCAGTGCGATGGCGAGCTGGCTCAGCCCGAGGCCGCCGAAGTCGCGCGGGATGGCCATCCGCAGCAGGCCGAGCGCGTGGCCCTTGCGGACGGTGTCCCAGTCGACGTGGCCCTTCTCGATGCGGTCGCGCTCGGCGGCACCGGGGGCGATCTCCTCGCGGGCGAAGGCGACGACCTGTTCCAGGAAGGCGGCCTCGACGGAGTCGAGCAGCGGGTGGGCGGCGGGGTTGTGCGCGTACGTCATGGTGGTTCCTTGTCCGGTGGGGTCAGTGCTGGATGGCGAAGGTCGTCAGGGCCTGCCCGACGGCGAACGTCTGCATGACCGGGCCATGGGCGGCGACGCGGCGGCTGGTGACGGTCCGCAGGAAGGTGCGGCGTCCCGCGGTCAGGGCGTCGAGGTCCGCGGAGGCGATGCGGAACACGTGGGTGGGCTCCGCGTCGGTGAGGGCACCCCGGGGGTCCAGCGTGAATTCGGCCGCGGGCTCGGTGACCACGAAGCGGACGGTGGCACCCGCGGCCTCCCAGGCGGGGGCGGCCTGCGCGGCGGCGGCCAGCGCGTTCGGGATTTCTTCGGACGAGAGGGCCATGCGGAATTTCCTTCGCGTTCGGGGTCGAAATGATGTGTGAGTGCCGGACGGCGGGCCGGCGGGCGCAGTGTGCGGCGAATCCGCTGGGTTACCGTCGGAAACCCGATCCATAGGGGATGAAAGCGTTTCCGAATGGAGCCGGGCGGATTCGGCTCGGACTTCTTCGTTCGCGGCGCCGGCCGTGCGGTGATCATCAAGCTACAGATATGCCTGATGCCTTGTCCAAGAATTCAATTGCCGCTCCATGCGAATGGAACGGGCGGTCCAGCGGGCGGTAATCGGCCGTCCATCGGAGGCTTGAAACGGCTGGTGGAACGGAATGCGCGGCCACCCGCGGGGCGTCGTGCGGCAAGGTTTCCGGAAACGCGAAGTGGGCTTGCAGTCGGAGGTGTCTGCAAGCCCACGTTCAGGGGAGTGTGTGGTTGTACGCGGCGGGAACCGGGGTGCGTACGCCGGTTCCCGCGGGGGCGGTCAGGCCTCGGCGCCCGCCGGGGCGCGGGTCAGCGACCGCAGCGCGAGCGCGATCACGATGGCGACGCCGGAGCAGACGGCCAGGGCCAGGAATCCGTTGGCGACGCCCTCGGTGGTCGCGTCCGCGACCGAGCCGCCGCCGTCGAGCCGGCTGTCGACCGAGGTCGCGAGGATGGTGCCGATGACGGCGATGCCGAGGGCGGCGCCGGTCTCGTTGAAGGTGTTGAGCAGGCCGGAGCCGACGCCCGACTCCTCCACCTTGACGTGCGAGGTGCCGATGCCGAAGAGCGGAACGAAGCAGGCGGGCAGCCCGGCGCCGATCACGGCCAGCGCGACGATGGTGAGCGCGACGCTGTCGGTACCGGTCGCCAGGATGCCCGTGCCGACCAGCTGGAGGGCGGCTCCGGCCGCGTACATCCCGCCCAGGCCCAGGGCGTTCGCCAGCGACGGCGCGACCAGTGCGACGACGAGGGCGGCCAGGCCCATGGGGAGCAGGGAGAGTCCGGTGGCGAAGGCGCTCATCTCGTGGACCCGCTGGAAGTACATGCTGGCCAGGAAGGAGCTGCTGATCATCACGCTGGCCACCAGGAGCAGGCCGACGCTGGACAGCCAGTAGGTGGGCTTGCGCAGCAGGTGGAGCGGGAGCAGCGGGTCGGCCTGGCCGATCTCCATGAACGTGACCGCGGCGAGCAGGACGGCGGCGGCGCCGATGCTGATCCAGGCCGTCGGGTCGCCGAACCCCTCGTGCAGCCGGATGAGGCCGAAGGACAGGGCGGCGAGTCCGGCGGTGGACACGATCGCCGACGGCAGCCGCAGCTTGCGGCCGCTGCTCGTGTTGAGGGCGGGCATGCTGCGCAGGGCGCCGAAGCCGGCGGCGATGCTGACCGGGATGTTGATCAGGAAGGCCCAGCGCCAGCTGATCGCCGTGACGATCAGGCCGCCGAGCACCACGCCGATGGTCGCGCCGATCACGCCGAGGCCGCTCCAGGCGGTCAGCGCGATCTTGCGCTGCTCCTCGTCCTGGTAGACCTCCAGGATGATCGACAGGGCGGCCGCGGAGAGCAGTGCGGCGCCGGCGCCCTGTACCGCGCGGCCCGCGACGAGCAGTTCCTGGTTGCCCGCGATGCCGCAGAGCACGGAGGCCACGGCGAAGACGGCGAGGCCGGTGAGGAAGGTGCGACGGCGTCCGAAGACGTCGGAGACGCGGCCGCCGAAGAGCAGCAGGCTGCCGAGCATCAGGACGTACCCGCTGATCGTCCACTGCAGGGCGGTCTGATCCGCGGGCAGCTGGGCGCCGATCGAGGGAAGGGCCACGTTCACGACCGTCGAGTCCAGCATGACCATCAGCTGGGCGACGCCGACCACCACCAGAGTGGTCCAGGGGGCCTTGCCGGGGGCCG includes these proteins:
- a CDS encoding MFS transporter, translated to MTEQTLAPQAAEQDAPGTPAPAPGKAPWTTLVVVGVAQLMVMLDSTVVNVALPSIGAQLPADQTALQWTISGYVLMLGSLLLFGGRVSDVFGRRRTFLTGLAVFAVASVLCGIAGNQELLVAGRAVQGAGAALLSAAALSIILEVYQDEEQRKIALTAWSGLGVIGATIGVVLGGLIVTAISWRWAFLINIPVSIAAGFGALRSMPALNTSSGRKLRLPSAIVSTAGLAALSFGLIRLHEGFGDPTAWISIGAAAVLLAAVTFMEIGQADPLLPLHLLRKPTYWLSSVGLLLVASVMISSSFLASMYFQRVHEMSAFATGLSLLPMGLAALVVALVAPSLANALGLGGMYAAGAALQLVGTGILATGTDSVALTIVALAVIGAGLPACFVPLFGIGTSHVKVEESGVGSGLLNTFNETGAALGIAVIGTILATSVDSRLDGGGSVADATTEGVANGFLALAVCSGVAIVIALALRSLTRAPAGAEA
- a CDS encoding acyl-CoA dehydrogenase family protein — encoded protein: MTYAHNPAAHPLLDSVEAAFLEQVVAFAREEIAPGAAERDRIEKGHVDWDTVRKGHALGLLRMAIPRDFGGLGLSQLAIALTLEELASADPGMALVFGATGLFQTPLLICENPRLQEKYLPAFLGPEPVLACNAVAEERNGTDLVLPQQAAHAQDMTVARRSGGEYLLTGTKRYITNAPVATYATVMANLDGAPGSTGLTCFVTELEQDGVTRGEIHDKVGYRTAPAGELILDNARVPEENVIGDENGGWDLNVAIGNLTRVTCAAVATGIARHALDRAVAWAGTRRQGGRLLFEHQMSARKLADMSARVSAARALYLDAVLKADTVIPTPAYEPAVAKLVADRAAIDNADAAMSLIGAAAFQREDGMDRVLRDAYGPRIYEGSPEALALVITGELFGVPEVR